A section of the Oncorhynchus gorbuscha isolate QuinsamMale2020 ecotype Even-year linkage group LG04, OgorEven_v1.0, whole genome shotgun sequence genome encodes:
- the epg5 gene encoding ectopic P granules protein 5 homolog, whose product MEAVRQKKSKTSSRSQDRKQRQSGRVKSPTALSAGCDEKPGAAAPPSSEFTDIPLSLPNEGTEQQQGLAELSETLSETSQPSTQILPQTSEESLPASQTLSSSTLSQTSSSTSPQTLEKPSETEPEKRDEGRGEAQGAELRAEPPSTEVGRETQNKTHIQTQACISTTLETPLAPSAPALYPSLPTLEEGSLMQLHKEALRACGTRGPAVLPLGEQECPPSLEPVVELAPSEGSRTRLYPELPQPSPELQAFSLEQLSVWEPGGGMCVWLEGVEVCAAQFAVLARQEGHELTELLQNYWRCRRQLTHAHTQLHTHTSDCNTTQNRLWSFRDEQLTLQGVCGDQSKVYGYHRFQQADFSEAVLVELRKLFEARSELLHQKVALHAYTALLSRLQVESYLHCLLHDMCGTQSQPSSLLPLKESISVLFSFTRRVLDDTQFQTDIHLWLQRLVAVLLRVGGSGEHLYLLNHLLCCSAGVGKWAAAFLQIQVLGKPTGVQQFMQALAILMSPVRHRAEFMSHMKPCESQSAAASGPESGNWTLVDEGGEEDEDPESSWLLLCEEDLISLLSQFPFQQLFTHLLEMSKKGVYEPKSYSSQKMMRVFAFASSLIELLAVGLNTYDSARYRQLVKRIGHTIRMTVCYVSDHWAQYVSVAGPARPSTISLEKLQLEYDHLFLRAVLHVLRNKRLGIWLFMSEMPYGTLSSSMLWRVLYVMQCAETAAPDALNSTDNTYTCLQALREPSHQERFEKWLCEVNSSDGISLLTALAHMAMPTHHSDPTFITTIALLVFQVSYVSVSTRETYSKVGRELLAAIATVHPYIISVLLDRLRETIETVGMVALYLSKELPLFLWRPSPEEVCVIGGWLLQHPLSAVENSLACVLLEGLDWGYTQDGTLALPSSLHSEVALLVAEAYQKYLTDKPYNGLISEGIKQVSYLASVLRLGLSPEASFSQWAWQLLLRLKLHGNTQYPQAAWSTPGSAPNPSPELTHAPNMHPVLRAVKVGLPIGCYLAIAMTTVGHSLEVFCTEGVDLLKNLIQSQHLRAAVHLLDNILPPTYPLSFYLLKNTQFVSCVQLFLQCDGVCPQGVTQQVTHRVAPLFTGGTYGDMVRLLNSVIQTHVVESSRPGRVGPAAVLEFWVGILTQQNLWYRDRTVLFLMDQICRSAFTHHQEECVQRLLYQQHKIALGYHGDRGLLSSLVGWIAGNATPSFIEGQSLSGEVWFAWLVLNMEGMFEEDSQLGRCVEHELLSDPNLSPDQALKKAQQRLKLPVAPSLQRLQVYRWACQALSTPPDHPLLPLVWQRFLQFYLRQPGPEYGLDAGGCIGRRFFQGSTQAVLLRDLRQRLQEVSDFHHTASQALRVPPTHTPSQGEDRPNSPPHLFLTSPQIHTELVRLFGVFAVWLDDETLQKKEVYLPSLPPQYDPQRLAKVMHKQQELWVEYVDQERVQYDEREVLDLWDKVKNEPTFIQSNNPAFTDYTNPSAARKRIQSNLQKHTIPRPLPELQSLRAPVPEVHSACLADPAAASTLLQQDLCCLQEQARFAVSREAQQVALESELLESLPLLYRNRPEQVTMALECRGQRGGQPCQGAAHITVTCECVQKQEAVETQIVSLRSDIKQLQTEAKTPPPQSLAQAAVHTEKFITALVNLYKAKPTAAVQSVGVAAFYKVVSFVCEDTLRHPPTRQYLSSCVEILGQVFIQGNQAECGRVLSTILEQRRLCPLLSPFFTPNAAPNQLVSLYKEVVTSLHPDSADVIFMLLTKFDLSTWLSKAEPVFSERSRLVELVHTALCSCGRDPEADLLTPFHLFTRHWTLLLRHHFPDHYSDCLRLLMTSSTEQLLSPECWRVTLCVLGVSPLPCNTKPTAEPSGTADTPKPTSISPSQAPITLSPQQVEETVDWLCEYFQRCRLSKPDLRSFGLYSAWAPYVSEVTTFWGYLIGYLIDLQLSACAREPLGGARVLKALQDLHGKMIRLFKPWILVLETDDVSNPRCYPWLESDANVAGCLVDLYTQLTQTLHHKFRDRLLPGQRGALWLCLMQYCDSCSSPRTPEYLLYLYHTHLGSLPWTHLHPDTHLMEQLFNVERGSPKSCFLFLGAVLCKVNWVSVLSDSLQTPASSNTNIHTDSHKMLVYLLYMLVFLTKEEQLLSQPDSPLLSLLVQSVSLPWHQVDHSSYQGIMGYVGTHYPHALLLSADSAAQTLLLSLRSAAGLRPRPHGMPYREETLKAGVCVRWCVECLVSLEQSGSISLANLEMQLEALLESIITFNPPEVGLEQRHMAFCSLFCDSLALLNGVGVSTGEALAARVIGWLDRKGQGFPVLPLLTACSRCLASVRHMTRITEACITAYFTHAEEEGVGWGPVLASLQVPELTVDDFLSESQSGGSFLTLYAYILQRLNTEHTVANEKRTLALLNTWNSQVFPSGPYDEAKLFLWWHKALCVYVEHLQQGLGEVPAVVAGLLRLQTRLSQMGEERLGSGLLGAIGLGRRSPLSNRFRVVVRSLSAFLSVQIPSEDQVRLQPSTDQQLTAKAQQALVVLESMPSSKQYAGLKDSIGKAVQFIQYPGHCLRDGPCLLSLLANLLYPDQGYLNIIR is encoded by the exons ATGGAGGCTGTGAGACAAAAGAAGTCCAAGACCAGTAGCAGGTCTCAG GACAGAAAACAGAGGCAGAGTGGACGAGTGAAGAGTCCCACAGCTCTCTCTGCTGGTTGTGATGAGAAACCTGGTGCTGCTGCCCCGCCCAGCTCTGAGTTCACAGACATCCCCCTCAGTCTGCCCAACGAGGGGACAGAGCAACAACAGGGTCTGGCAGAGTTATCAGAGACTTTATCAGAGACATCACAACCATCAACACAGATATTACCACAGACATCAGAGGAATCATTACCAGCATCACAGACACTATCATCATCCACATTATCACAGACATCATCATCAACCTCACCCCAGACACTAGAAAAGCCCTCTGAGACAGAGCCAGagaagagggatgaggggagaggagaggcccaAGGGGCTGAGCTCAGAGCTGAACCACCGAGCactgaggtggggagagagacccAAAACAAAACCCACATCCAGACTCAGGCCTGCATATCTACGACGCTTGAGACACCCTTGGCCCCCAGCGCTCCTGCCCTCTACCCCTCATTACCCACACTGGAGGAGGGCTCCCTGATGCAGCTGCATAAGGAGGCTCTGCGGGCCTGTGGGACAAGGGGCCCTGCTGTTCTGCCTCTAGGGGAGCAGGAGTGTCCTCCCAGTCTGGAGCCTGTTGTGGAACTAGCTCCATCTGAGGGCTCCAGGACCAGACTGTACCCTGAActaccccagcccagcccagaacTACAG GCATTCTCGTTGGAGCAGCTGAGTGTGTGGGAGCCAGgtggggggatgtgtgtgtggttggagggggtggaggtgTGTGCAGCCCAGTTCGCAGTGTTGGCCCGGCAGGAAGGCCACGAGCTGACAGAACTCCTGCAGAATTACTGGCGCTGCCGCAGACagctgacacacgcacacacacagctccacacacacacctccgacTGTAACACCACACAGAACCGACTCTGGAGCTTCAGAGATGAGCAGCTCACACTTCAG ggtgtgtgTGGGGACCAGTCTAAGGTGTATGGCTACCACCGCTTCCAGCAGGCTGACTTCAGTGAGGCTGTGTTGGTGGAGCTGCGGAAGCTGTTCGAGGCCCGCTCTGAACTCCTGCACCAGAAGGTGGCGCTGCACGCATACACAGCTCTGCTGTCACGTCTTCAGGTGGAGTCATACTTACACTGCCTGCTCCACG atatgtgtgGTACCCAGAGTCAGCCcagctccctcctccccctgAAGGAGAGCATCAGTGTTCTCTTCAGCTTCACACGGAGAGTCCTGGACGACACGCAGTTCCAGACAGACATCCACCTCTGGCTGCAGAGactg GTGGCAGTGTTACTGCGTGTGGGGGGATCAGGAGAGCACCTCTACCTGTTGAACCATCTGCTGTGCTGTTCTGCAGGGGTGGGCAAGTGGGCTGCAGCCTTCTTACAG ATCCAGGTCCTGGGAAAACCCACAGGAGTACAGCAGTTCATGCAGGCTCTGGCCATCCTCATGTCTCCAGTCAG ACACCGGGCTGAGTTCATGAGCCACATGAAGCCCTGTGAGAGTCAGAGTGCTGCAGCCTCTGGCCCTGAGTCTGGCAACTGGACCCTAGTGGAtgaaggtggagaggag GATGAGGACCCAGAGAGCAGCTGGTTGTTACTGTGTGAGGAGGACCTGATCTCTCTGCTGTCCCAGTTCCCCTTCCAACAGCTCTTCACACACCTGCTGGAGATGAGcaagaagg GTGTCTATGAGCCCAAGTCCTACTCCAGTCAGAAGATGATGCGTGTGTTTGCGTTCGCCTCGTCACTGATCGAGCTGCTAGCTGTGGGTCTGAACACCTACGACAGCGCTCGCTACCGCCAGCTAGTCAAACGCATCGGACACACCATACG GATGACGGTGTGTTACGTCAGTGATCACTGGGCCCAGTATGTGAGTGTTGCTGGTCCAGCCCGGCCCAGTACCATCTCTCTGGAGAAACTACAGCTAGAGTACGACCATCTGTTCCTCAGAGCTGTACTACACGTCCTCAGAAACAAGAG GTTGGGTATCTGGCTGTTCATGTCAGAGATGCCCTACGGAACCCTGTCCAGTTCCATGCTTTGGAGAGTTCTGTACGTGATGCAGTGTGCAGAGACCGCTGCACCGGACGCACTCAACTCTACAGACAACACATACACCTGCCTACAGGCCctcagag AGCCGAGTCACCAGGAGAGGTTTGAGAAATGGCTGTGTGAGGtcaacagttctgatggaatctCTCTCCTCACGGCGCTAGCTCACATGGCCATGCCCACCCACCACTCTGACCCCACCTTCATTACCACTATAGCTCTCCTCGTCTTCCAG GTGTCCTATGTCAGTGTGTCTACGAGGGAAACCTACTCGAAGGTGGGGCGGGAGCTGCTGGCCGCCATAGCAACCGTTCATCCTTACATCATCTCAGTCCTGCTGGACAGACTCAGAGAGACCATCGAGACAGTCGGcatg GTGGCACTGTACCTCAGTAAGGAGCTGCCCCTGTTCCTGTGGCGTCCTAGCCCGGAGGAAGTGTGTGTGATCGGGGGCTGGCTGCTCCAACACCCCCTCTCTGCTGTGGAGAACAGCCTGGCCTGTGTTCTACTGGAAGGGCTGGACTGGGGCTACACAcag gATGGGACTCtggccctgccctcctctctccacagtGAAGTTGCTCTGCTGGTGGCAGAAGCCTATCAGAAATACCTCACAGACAAGCCATACAATGGACTCATCTCAGAGGGAATCAAACAG GTGTCCTACCTGGCTAGTGTTCTCCGTCTGGGTCTGTCACCTGAGGCTTCCTTCAGCCAGTGGGCCTGGCAACTGTTGCTAAGGCTGAAGCTCCATGGCAACACCCAGTACCCTCAAGCAGCCTGGTCCACCCCCGGCTCTGCCCCCAACCCCTCTCCGGAGCTCACGCACGCCCCAAACATGCACCCTGTTCTAAGGGCCGTAAAGGTGGGCCTTCCCATTGGCTGCTACCTGGCCATTGCCATGACAACTGTAGGACACAG TCTGGAGGTGTTTTGCACAGAGGGAGTGGATCTGTTGAAGAACCTGATTCAGTCTCAACATCTGAGAGCTGCTGTCCATCTCCTGGACAACATCCTCCCTCCTACCTACCCTCTCAGCTTCTACCTGCTGAAGAACACACA GTTTGTGAGCTGTGTCCAGTTGTTCCTGCAGTGTGACGGTGTGTGTCCTCAGGGTGTAACGCAGCAGGTCACCCACAGGGTGGCACCACTCTTCACTGGAGGCACCTATGGGGACATGGTACGCCTGCTCAACAGTGTCATACAG ACTCACGTGGTGGAGAGTTCGAGGCCAGGTCGTGTGGGTCCGGCAGCGGTTCTAGAGTTCTGGGTGGGAATTCTAACCCAGCAGAACCTGTGGTACCGAGACAGGACCGTTTTATTCCTGATGGATCAGATCTGTCGATCCGCCTTCACACACCACCAGGAGGAGTGTGTACAGAGATTACTGTACCAGCAgcacaag ATTGCTTTAGGTTACCATGGAGACCGGGGTCTGCTCTCTTCCCTGGTTGGTTGGATTGCTGGAAATGCCACACCCTCATTCATTGAGGGCCAATCGCTGAGCGGGGAG GTGTGGTTTGCGTGGCTGGTGTTGAACATGGAGGGGATGTTTGAGGAGGATTCTCAGCTTGGACGCTGTGTGGAGCATGAACTACTGTCTGATCCAAACCTCTCACCTGACCAGGCTctgaag AAGGCCCAGCAGAGGTTGAAGCTCCCAGTAGCTCCATCTCTGCAGCGGCTGCAGGTGTACAGGTGGGCGTGTCAGGCGTTGTCCACACCCCCTGACCACCCGCTACTCCCCCTCGTCTGGCAGAGGTTCCTGCAGTTCTACCTGAGACAGCCAGGACCTGAGTATGG tttggaTGCAGGGGGCTGTATTGGTCGTCGGTTCTTCCAGGGCTCGACTCAGGCTGTGTTACTGAGAGATCTGAGACAGAGACTACAGGAGGTGTCTGACTTCCACCACACCGCCAGCCAGGCCCTGAGggtgccccccacacacacacccagccaggGAGAGGACCGCCCCAACTCCCCTCCACATCTCTTCCTCACATccccacagatacacacagagctGGTCAG GCTGTTTGGTGTGTTTGCCGTGTGGTTGGACGATGAGACTCTTCAGAAGAAGGAAGTGTAtctgccctctctcccaccacagtATGACCCCCAAAGACTGGCCAAAGTCATGCACAagcaacag GAGCTGTGGGTGGAGTATGTGGACCAGGAGCGCGTCCAGTATGATGAGAGGGAGGTGCTGGATCTCTGGGACAAAGTGAAGAATGAACCCACCTTCATACAGAGCAACAACCCTGCCTTCACTGACTACACCAACCCCAGCGCAG CGAGGAAGCGTATCCAGTCTAACCTGCAAAAGCACACTATCCCTCGGCCGCTCCCCGAGCTGCAATCACTGAGAGCTCCGGTACCAGAGGTCCACTCTGCCTGCCTCGCTGACCCTGCTGCTGCCTCCACTCTCCTACAGCAGGACCTCTGCTGTCTGCAGGAGCaggccag GTTTGCAGTGTCTCGGGAGGCCCAGCAGGTGGCGTTGGAGTCAGAGCTGCTGGAGAGTCTTCCTCTACTCTACAGGAACAGGCCAGAGCAGGTTACCATGGCGCTTGAGTGCAGAGGGCAGAGGGGGGGCCAGCCCTGCCAGGGAGCGGCACACATCACTGTCACG tgcgaGTGTGTACAGAAGCAGGAAGCAGTGGAGACTCAGATCGTGTCTCTGAGAAGCGACATTAAGCAGCTACAGACGGAAGCCAAGACTCCTCCCCCTCAGAGCCTTGCCCAGGCTGCAGTACACACTGAGAAGTTCATTAC tgctctGGTGAATTTGTACAAGGCCAAGCCGACGGCAGCAGTGCAGAGTGTAGGAGTGGCTGCCTTCTACAAGGTGGTCTCTTTCGTCTGTGAGGACACACTCCGCCACCCACCCACGCGCCAGTACCTCTCTTCCTGCGTTGAGATACTGGGAcag gtTTTTATCCAGGGCAACCAGGCAGAGTGCGGGCGTGTCCTCAGCACTATCCTGGAGCAGAGACgtctgtgtcctctcctctcccccttcttcacCCCAAATGCAGCACCCAATCAGCTTGTCTCTCTCTACAAGGAAGTGGTGACATCACTGCACCCTGACAGTGCTGACGTCATCTTCATGCTGCTCACTAAG tTTGACCTGAGTACGTGGCTGAGTAAGGCTGAGCCAGTGTTCTCGGAGCGTAGCAGACTGGTAGAGCTGGTCCACACTGCTCTGTGTTCCTGTGGCCGTGACCCCGAGGCTGACCTCCTCACGCCCTTTCACCTCTTCACACGACACTGGACCCTGTTGCTCAGACACCACTTTCCTGACCACTACAGCGACTGCCTGCGCCTGCTCATGACCA GTTCGACAGAGCAGTTGCTGAGCCCAGAGTGTTGGAGGGTGACTCTGTGTGTACTTggcgtctctcctctcccctgcaacACCAAACCCACAGCAGAGCCTTCCGGTACCGCAGATACCCCCAAACCCACATCCATCTCCCCCAGCCAAgcccccatcaccctctctcctcagcaG GTGGAGGAGACGGTTGATTGGCTGTGTGAGTATTTTCAGCGTTGTCGTCTCAGTAAGCCGGACCTCCGCAGCTTTGGCCTTTACTCCGCCTGGGCGCCATACGTCAGTGAGGTCACCACGTTCTGGGGATATCTGATTGGTTACCTCATCGACCTGCAGCTCAGTGCCTGCGCCAGGGAGCCACTGGGGGGAGCCAGAGTGCTGAAAG ccctgCAGGATCTACACGGTAAGATGATCCGGCTGTTTAAGCCCTGGATCCTGGTTCTGGAGACAGACGATGTCAG TAATCCGAGGTGTTATCCCTGGTTGGAGTCAGACGCCAACGTTGCAGGCTGTCTTGTGGATCTCTACACCCAGCTGACCCAAACACTGCACCACAAGTTCAGAG ACCGCCTCCTCCCCGGGCAGCGTGGAGCTCTGTGGCTGTGTCTGATGCAGTACTGTGACAGCTGCAGCTCTCCTCGTACACCAGAGTACCTCCTCTACCTTTACCACACACACCTCGGCAGCCTGCCCTGGACACACCTGCACCCCGATACACACCTCATGGAACAGTTGTTCAAT gtggagagaggaagtcCTAAGAGCTGCTTCCTGTTCCTAGGGGCAGTCCTCTGTAAGGTCAACTGGGTCAGCGTTCTGAGTGACAGCCTGCAAACTCCAGCCAGCTCtaacactaacatacacacagactcacacaagATGCTGGTCTATCTACTCTACATGCTGGTGTTCCTCACTAAAGAAGAGCAGCTTCTCAGCCAACCG gacTCCCCTCTCCTTAGTCTGTTGGTCCAGTCTGTCTCCCTGCCATGGCACCAGGTGGACCATTCCTCCTACCAAGGGATCATGGGATATGTAGGCACCCACTACCCTCACGCTCTGCTGCTCAGCGCAGACTCCGCCGCTCAGACACTGCTCCTATCACTACGCAGTGCTGCTGGGCTGCGGCCACGCCCCCATGGGATGCCATACCgg gagGAGACGTTGAAggccggtgtgtgtgtgcgctggtgTGTcgagtgtctggtctctctggagCAGAGTGGTAGCATCAGTCTGGCTAACCTGGAGATGCAGTTAGAGGCACTACTGGAGAGCATCATCACCTTCAACCCACCTG AGGTGGGCTTGGAGCAGAGACACATGGCGTTCTGTAGTCTGTTCTGTGATTCGTTGGCTCTGCTGAACGGAGTGGGCGTGTCTACAGGCGAGGCCTTGGCAGCTCGTGTCATTGGCTGGCTGGACAGGAAGGGGCAGGGTTTCCCAGTGCTGCCGCTCCTGACAGCCTGCTCCCGTTGCCTAGCGTCCGTACGCCACATGACCCGCATCACCGAGGCTTGCATCACCGCCTACTTCACCCATG CGGAAGAGGAGGGTGTCGGGTGGGGTCCTGTGTTGGCGTCCCTGCAGGTGCCTGAGCTGACCGTGGACGACTTCCTGTCTGAGAGCCAATCAGGAGGCAGCTTCCTGACACTCTATGCTTACATCCTGCAGCGCCTCAACACGGAACACACAGTGGCCAATGAGAAGAGGACGCTCGCTCTACTCAACACATGGAACAGTCAGGTCTTCCCCAG tGGTCCCTATGATGAGGCTAAGTTGTTCCTCTGGTGGCACAAggccctgtgtgtgtatgtggagcATCTGCAGCAGGGGCTGGGGGAGGTTCCAGCCGTGGTAGCGGGGCTGCTGCGGCTGCAGACACGGCTCTctcagatgggagaggagagactcGGATCAGGACTGCTGGGGGCTATAGGATTGGGCCGCCGATCACCCCTATCCAACAG GTTCAGGGTGGTGGTGCGCAGTCTGTCTGCGTTTCTCTCAGTCCAGATTCCCTCAGAGGACCAGGTCCGCCTCCAGCCCAGCACCGACCAGCAGCTGACTGCTAAagcacaacag GCTCTGGTTGTGTTGGAGTCCATGCCCAGCAGTAAACAGTATGCTGGCCTAAAGGACTCAATAGGAAAAGCTGTCCAGTTCATCCAATACCCAGGACACTGTCTTAGAGATGGACCTTGCCTCCTTTCTCTGCTGGCCAACCTCCTCTACCCAGACCAAGGATACCTCAACATCATACGATAG